DNA from Streptomyces sp. NBC_01476:
CCGTCGTCGGTAACGAACACCTCACCGTGCTGGAACGGGTTCATGGTGCCCGGGTCCACGTTGAGGTACGGGTCGAGCTTCTGCATGGTGACCCGCAGGCCGCGCGCCTTGAGCAGCGCACCGAGGCTGGAGGCGGTGAGCCCCTTGCCGAGCGATGAGGCCACCCCACCGGTGACGAAGATGTGCTTGGTGGTGGTGGTTTTCGGCGCAATTGCCAAAGGGGGGCTCCCGTGGTCGCGAGGTGAGGGTCGAAACGGCGTTCTTGCCTGGGAGCGCCGTTGCGGCGGTTCAGTGGTTCAGCCCACCGGCCCACGGGCTACCAGGGTAACAGCGCCGACGCCATGCCCTCCCGATGGCACACGCCACCAGGCGTTGTATACGTTCTGCGAACGGTTACGGCCTTTCTGCGGCCAAGTGCCCAGGTCCACCCGTCCGGCGCAGCGAAGATCACCGGAAGATCGCCGAGAGATGCGCACCAGTCCTTCCGAAGACGTATTCTGCTCGGACGCATTGCGCGAGCAGACCGGCACGGCACCATCCCCGCCCTCTTCCGGATCATTGGGCTCGTTCAAGATCCAGAAAAGTTCCAGAACCAGGTTGTTCCCTAGACCGCAAGACCGTCCCAGCGGGGGCGGCGCCGTGTTCGACTGGAGTTGCTCGTGGCCGGGCGTATCGAGGACTACGCACTCATCGGAGACATGCAGACCGCCGCACTGGTCTGCCGGGACGGCACAGTCGACTGGCTGTGCCTGCCCCGCTTCGACTCACCGGCGGTCTTCGCCGGGCTGCTCGGCACGGACGAGCACGGTTTCTGGCGGCTGGGGCCCGCCCATCCCGAGGGCAGCGGGACCCCGGACGCCACCCGCCGCCGTTACCGCGGCGACTCCTTGGTGCTGGAGTCCGAGTGGGACACCGACCGGGGTACGGTCCGGGTCATCGACTTCATGCCGCCGCGCGACGGCGCCCCCCAGCTGATCCGGATCGTGGAGGGCGTCAGCGGCCGGGTGCCGATGGTCTCCACCCTGCGGATGCGCTTCTCCTACGGCCAGGTCACCCCGTGGGTGCACAAGGTCGGCGACCGTACGGTGGCGGTGGCCGGGCCCGACTCGGTCTGGCTGGACACCGAGGTCGACACCTTCGGCGAGAACCTGACGACGTACTCCGAGTTCACCGTCGCGCCCGGCGACCGGGTGGCCTTCACGATCAGCTGGGAGCCTTCGCACAAGCCCCAGCCCTCCCTGCCCGAGCCCGAGGTGGCGCTCAGCAACACCGAGGACTTCTGGCGCGAGTGGGTCGAGCAGTGCACCTACTCCGGCCCGTACCGGGAAGCGGTCGTCCGCTCCCTCATCACGCTCAAGGCGCTCACCTACGCGCCGACCGGCGGGATCGTGGCGGCGCCCACGACATCGTTGCCCGAGGACATCGGCGGGGTCCGCAACTGGGACTACCGCTTCACCTGGCTGCGGGACGCGGCGATCACGCTCTCCTCGCTGCTGCGCACCGGCTACCGCGACGAGGCCCGCGCCTGGCGGGAGTGGCTGCTGCGCGCGGTGGCCGGCGACCCGGAGAACCTGCAGATCATGTACGGCATCGCCGGCGAGCGGGAACTGGGCGAGAACGAACTGCACTGGCTGCCCGGCTACGAGGGCTCCGCGCCGGTCCGGATCGGCAACGGGGCCGCGCACCAGCTCCAGCTGGACGTCTACGGCGAGGTCACCGAGGCGCTGCACCTGGCCCATATGACCGGGCTGGCCCGCAACGACTACGCCAGCATCCTGCAGCTGAAGCTGATCCGCTATCTGGAGAAGCACTGGAACGAGCCGGACGAGGGCATCTGGGAGGTGCGCGGCCCGCGCCGCCACTTCGTGCACTCCAAGGTGATGGCCTGGGTGGCGGTCGACCGCACGGTCAAGCTGATCGAGTCCGGCGAGGTGGACGGTCCGCTGGAGCGGTTCAAGGAACTGCGCGAGGACATCCACTACGACGTGTGCGAGAAGGGGTACGACCGGGAGCGCAACACCTTCACCCAGTCGTACGGCTCCCGCGAGCTGGACGCGTCGCTGCTGCTGATCCCGCAGATGGGCTTCCTGCCGCCGGACGACAAACGGGTGATAGGCACCATCGAGGCGATCCAGCGTGAGCTGTCGACCTCGGACGGTTTCGTGCTGCGCTACCCGACGTCCAGCGGCGCCGACTCGGGTGAGGAGAATCTGGACGGCCTGCCCGGTGACGAAGGCGCCTTCCTGGCCTGCTCGTTCTGGCTCGCCGACGACCTGGCGATGATCGGCCGGGTGGACGAGGCACGGCGGCTCTTCGAGAAGCTGCTGGCCCTGCGGAACGACCTCGGTCTCCTCGCGGAGGAGTGGGACCCGCGCCGCAAGCGCCAAGTGGGCAACTTCCCGCAGGCGTTCAGCCATGTGCCGCTGATCGACACGGCCCTGCGACTGACCGCGGCCGGCGCCTTCCGCGCCTGAGCCTTCGCGGGATGGAGGACCTGGAACGGACCACGGGGGCCGATTCCAGATCCGGCAGACAACGGGGTTCAGCGGCCGAAGCGTGACTGCAACTGCTCGGGGACACGTTCACCCTGGATCCGGATGGTCGCCGCGGCCTCTTCGATCCGGTCCAGGTCGCCGGTTGTCAGCTCGACGTCGAGTGCGCCCAGGTTCTCTTCCAGGCGGTGCAGCTTGGTGGTGCCGGGGATCGGCACGAACCACGGCTTCTGCGCCAGCACCCAGGCGAGAGCGATCTGGGCCGGCGTGGCTCCCTTGTCGTCGGCGATCTGCCGCAGCAGGTGGACCAGCTCCTGGTTGGCCTGCCGTGCTTCAGGGCTGAAGCGCGGAAGCAGGCGGCGGAGGTCGTCGTCGGCCAGCGACGTGCTGGAATCGATCGTGCCGGTCAAGAATCCCTTGCCGAGCGGGCTGAAGGGCACCAGACCGATGCCCAGTTCCTCCAAGGTCGGAATGATCTCGGTTTCGTGCTCGCGCATCCAGAGCGAGTACTCGCTCTGGAGTGCCGTCACCGGCTGCACGGCGTGGGCGCGGCGAATCGTCGCGGCACCGGCCTCGGACAGGCCGAAGTGCTTCACCTTGCCTTCGGCGATCAGCTCCTTGACCGTGCCGGCCACGTCTTCAATGGGCACGTCGGGGTCGACCCGGTGTTGGTAGAGCAGGTCGATGCTCTCGGTGCGAAGACGCTTGAGCGAGGCCTCGGTCACGTGGCGGATCTGCTCGGGCCTGCTGTCGACCCCGGACAGCGGGGTCGGCCCGTGCTCGCCGTGCCTGATGCCGAACTTGGTGGCGATCACCACTTGGTCGCGGACCGGCGCCAGCGCCTGACCGACCAGCTCCTCATTGGTGAACGGGCCGTAGACCTCGGCGGTGTCGAAGAAAGTCACGCCCCGGTCGACGGCCGCCCGCAGCAGCTTCGTCATCTCGGCTGTGTCATGTGGCTGACCGTAGAAGAAACTCATGCCCATGCAGCCGAGCCCGAGAGCCGAGACTTCGAGGCCTTGTCCTAGTTTGCGTTGTCGCATGAGAGATGCTCCTGGGGTATCGGTCGTCCGGCTCTCGCTTGTTCCGTGTGTGGCCGGGCGCCGGTACAGAGGTGAGGCAGCCTTCCGGGACGCGGGCGAGACCCTGCTGATACAGGTACTGCGAGAGCCTCCCTCAGCCGCCTGGCCAGATTGTCGGCGGCGGGCCGCTGCCGGAACAGCTCACTGCACGTTGACAATTCGCCGATCAGGGCGACGAGCTCCTCGTCGTGCGGATCGCGGCCGGCTTCCATGCGCAGCGTCGCGGCCGCGTTCCGTGTGACCTGGTCGTAGTCGACGAAGAACGTCCTGGCTGCGTCGTGGTTCAGGTACACGAACCGCGCGGTGTTGGCGGGGCGTCGCGGGTCCGCCGTCGCCACGGGCTTGCGGCGGCGTCGACCGCTGGGTGCCCCGGACTGGCGCGCGAGGTGAAACAGGTGATCGCGCTCCGCGTCGTCGAGTCGCAAGGCCGAGGCCAACGCGTTGAGCACGCCCTCGGAGGTGCCGGCCAGGGCGCCGCGCTCCCTACGCACGTAGTACTCGACCGACACGCCTGCGAGGAGCGCTACTTCCCCGCGTCGCAGACCCTTGACCCGGCGGTTGCCACCGTAGGCGGGCAGTCCTGCCCTGTCGGGCGTGATGCGGGAGCGACGTGACCTCAAGAACTCCCGGATCTCGGTGCGCAGATCCATCGTGCCGGCCACTCCCTCATCGTAACGCCCGGCCCGCAGGTGAAGGGGGATACCGCTGATACCCCGATGCCCGATCCTGCGTAGGGGGGCCGACGCCGCGATCGCCTCGCCGAGCTCATCGAGGGTCGCGGCCATCATCGTCGGCGGTGCCCGCCCTGCGAAGTGCCGGCGGCAGCGCCTGGACCGGCCAGAACGGCGACTTCAGGTCGAGGTCGACGACCGCGTCGCAGGCCGCGTCCGGGACCGTCGCCGGCGGCTCGTCCCCCATGGCGCCCGCGTTGTTGACGAGGATGTCGAGACGCTCCGAGGCGGCGGTGACGAGGCCGGACAGTCGCCGGCACTCGTCGTGGCGGGACAGGTCGGCGGGACAAGTCAGGCGGGCTCGCAGGCGACAAGCAGACCCTTGCGGTACAGGTACTGCCAGAGCCCCTACCCGGTCACCGGGCAAGAACTCCGCAGCTCACCTGCAGCCCTACCGGCCCTGGATCAACTCGTCGTAGACGCTGAGGACTTGGGCCACCGTGTCGTCCTCGGTGGGCCAGGTGGCGGCCTGGGCGCGGCCGGCCGCGGTGAGTGCGGTACGGCGGGCCGGGTCGGCGAGCAGCGCGGTGATCGTGCCGGCCAGCGCGGCTGCGTCGCCGTACGGCACCAGGGCGGCGGCCTCGCCGACGAGTTCGGGGGTGCCGCCGACCGCGGTGGCCACCAGCGGCACCCCGGCGTGCAGG
Protein-coding regions in this window:
- a CDS encoding glycoside hydrolase family 15 protein, whose amino-acid sequence is MAGRIEDYALIGDMQTAALVCRDGTVDWLCLPRFDSPAVFAGLLGTDEHGFWRLGPAHPEGSGTPDATRRRYRGDSLVLESEWDTDRGTVRVIDFMPPRDGAPQLIRIVEGVSGRVPMVSTLRMRFSYGQVTPWVHKVGDRTVAVAGPDSVWLDTEVDTFGENLTTYSEFTVAPGDRVAFTISWEPSHKPQPSLPEPEVALSNTEDFWREWVEQCTYSGPYREAVVRSLITLKALTYAPTGGIVAAPTTSLPEDIGGVRNWDYRFTWLRDAAITLSSLLRTGYRDEARAWREWLLRAVAGDPENLQIMYGIAGERELGENELHWLPGYEGSAPVRIGNGAAHQLQLDVYGEVTEALHLAHMTGLARNDYASILQLKLIRYLEKHWNEPDEGIWEVRGPRRHFVHSKVMAWVAVDRTVKLIESGEVDGPLERFKELREDIHYDVCEKGYDRERNTFTQSYGSRELDASLLLIPQMGFLPPDDKRVIGTIEAIQRELSTSDGFVLRYPTSSGADSGEENLDGLPGDEGAFLACSFWLADDLAMIGRVDEARRLFEKLLALRNDLGLLAEEWDPRRKRQVGNFPQAFSHVPLIDTALRLTAAGAFRA
- a CDS encoding aldo/keto reductase → MRQRKLGQGLEVSALGLGCMGMSFFYGQPHDTAEMTKLLRAAVDRGVTFFDTAEVYGPFTNEELVGQALAPVRDQVVIATKFGIRHGEHGPTPLSGVDSRPEQIRHVTEASLKRLRTESIDLLYQHRVDPDVPIEDVAGTVKELIAEGKVKHFGLSEAGAATIRRAHAVQPVTALQSEYSLWMREHETEIIPTLEELGIGLVPFSPLGKGFLTGTIDSSTSLADDDLRRLLPRFSPEARQANQELVHLLRQIADDKGATPAQIALAWVLAQKPWFVPIPGTTKLHRLEENLGALDVELTTGDLDRIEEAAATIRIQGERVPEQLQSRFGR
- a CDS encoding MmyB family transcriptional regulator, with amino-acid sequence MAGTMDLRTEIREFLRSRRSRITPDRAGLPAYGGNRRVKGLRRGEVALLAGVSVEYYVRRERGALAGTSEGVLNALASALRLDDAERDHLFHLARQSGAPSGRRRRKPVATADPRRPANTARFVYLNHDAARTFFVDYDQVTRNAAATLRMEAGRDPHDEELVALIGELSTCSELFRQRPAADNLARRLREALAVPVSAGSRPRPGRLPHLCTGARPHTEQARAGRPIPQEHLSCDNAN
- a CDS encoding SDR family NAD(P)-dependent oxidoreductase, which gives rise to MPGDRVGALAVPVPQGSACRLRARLTCPADLSRHDECRRLSGLVTAASERLDILVNNAGAMGDEPPATVPDAACDAVVDLDLKSPFWPVQALPPALRRAGTADDDGRDPR